The Macrobrachium nipponense isolate FS-2020 chromosome 1, ASM1510439v2, whole genome shotgun sequence genome includes a window with the following:
- the LOC135219021 gene encoding keratin-associated protein 10-6-like — MKQKRVQIEVTERRKVNALQKTANIVKNQGPCRGVSLTEGPCLAVCITKGPCRAVCLTEGPCLAVCITKGPCHAVSLTKGPWRAVSLTKGPCFAVCLTKGPCLAVCITKDPCRAVCLTKGPCCAVCLIKGLCLAVCIIKDLCHAVCLTKGPSHAICLAKGPCHAVCLSKGPCHTVGITKGPFRAVGLTKDPCRAVGLTKDPCRAVSITKGPCRAVGLTKGPCPVVGLTKDLCCAACLTKGPCRAVGITKDSCRAVAVCLTKGPCRAVSLTNGPCLSVCITKDPCHAVCLTKGPCLSVCITKGPCCAVCLTKGPCFAVSLTKGLCLAVCLSKGLCRAVCLTKGPCRAVCITKGPFHAVCLTKGLCLAVCLTKCPCLAVCITKGPCRAVSLTKCPCLAVCITKDRCRAVCITKGLCRAVSLTKCPCLAVCITKDRCRAVCITKGPCRAVSVTKCPCLAVCITKDRCRAVCITKGPCRAVSLTKCPCLAVCITKDWCRAVYLTKGPCRVVCITKGLFRVVSLTKGPSLAVCIT; from the exons GTCCGTGTCGTGGTGTTAGCTTAACTGAAGGTCCGTGTCTTGCTGTTTGCATAACTAAAGGTCCGTGTCGTGCTGTTTGTTTAACTGAAGGTCCATGTCTTGCTGTTTGCATAACTAAAGGTCCGTGTCATGCTGTTAGCTTAACTAAAGGTCCGTGGCGTGCTGTTAGCTTAACTAAAGGTCCGTGTTTTGCTGTTTGCTTAACTAAAGGTCCGTGTCTTGCTGTTTGCATAACTAAAGATCCGTGTCGTGCTGTTTGCTTAACTAAAGGTCCGTGTTGTGCTGTTTGCTTAATTAAAGGTCTGTGTCTTGCTGTTTGCATAATTAAAGATTTGTGTCATGCTGTTTGCTTAACTAAAGGTCCGTCTCATGCTATTTGCTTAGCTAAAGGTCCGTGTCATGCTGTTTGCTTATCTAAAGGTCCATGTCATACTGTTGGCATAACTAAAGGTCCGTTTCGTGCTGTTGGCTTAACTAAAGATCCGTGTCGTGCTGTTGGCTTAACTAAAGATCCGTGTCGTGCTGTTAGCATAACTAAAGGTCCGTGTCGTGCTGTTGGCTTAACTAAAGGTCCGTGTCCTGTTGTTGGCTTAACTAAAGATCTGTGTTGTGCTGCTTGCTTAACTAAAGGTCCGTGTCGTGCTGTTGGGATAACTAAAGATTCGTGTCGTGCTGTTGCTGTTTGCTTAACTAAAG GTCCGTGTCGTGCTGTTAGCTTAACTAACGGTCCTTGTCTTTCTGTTTGCATAACTAAAGATCCGTGTCATGCTGTTTGTTTAACTAAAGGTCCTTGTCTTTCTGTTTGCATAACTAAAGGTCCATGTTGTGCTGTTTGCTTAACTAAAGGTCCGTGTTTTGCTGTTAGCTTAACTAAAGGTTTGTGTCTAGCTGTTTGCTTAAGTAAAGGTCTGTGTCGTGCTGTTTGCTTAACTAAAGGTCCGTGTCGTGCTGTTTGCATAACTAAAGGTCCGTTTCATGCTGTTTGCTTAACTAAAGGTTTGTGTCTTGCTGTTTGCTTAACTAAATGTCCGTGTCTTGCTGTTTGCATAACTAAAGGTCCGTGTCGTGCTGTTAGCTTAACTAAATGTCCGTGTCTTGCTGTTTGCATAACTAAAGATCGGTGTCGTGCTGTTTGCATAACTAAAGGTCTGTGTCGTGCTGTTAGCTTAACTAAATGTCCGTGTCTTGCTGTTTGCATAACTAAAGATCGGTGTCGTGCTGTTTGCATAACTAAAGGTCCGTGTCGTGCTGTTAGCGTAACTAAATGTCCGTGTCTTGCTGTTTGCATAACTAAAGATCGGTGTCGTGCTGTTTGCATAACTAAAGGTCCGTGTCGTGCTGTTAGCTTAACTAAATGTCCGTGTCTTGCTGTTTGCATAACTAAAGATTGGTGCCGTGCTGTTTACTTAACTAAAGGTCCGTGTCGTGTTGTTTGCATAACTAAAGGTCTGTTTCGTGTTGTTAGCTTAACTAAAGGTCCGTCTCTTGCTGTTTGCATAACTTAA